One genomic region from Cyanobium usitatum str. Tous encodes:
- a CDS encoding polyribonucleotide nucleotidyltransferase — protein MQGQTQSISFDGREIRLTTGRFAPQAGGSVMVECGDTSVLVTATRSGGRPGIDFLPLTCDYEERLYAAGRIPGSFFRREGRPSERAILTCRLIDRPIRPLFPSWMRDDIQIVATCLSLDERVPPDVLAVTGASMATLLAGIPFYGPMATVRVGLLGDDFVLNPSFREIERSELDLVVAGTPQGVVMVEAGANQLPEQDVIEAIDFGYEAVCELIKAQQNLLKELGIEQVIPEPQVIDPTLPNFLEQECAGGIGEVLKQFSQTKTERDEKLDAIKAEVSEKIAALAEDDPIRSASSGKALGNSYKDLTKKLMRAQILQEGKRVDGRNLDEVRPISAAAGVLPKRVHGSALFQRGLTQVLSCATLGTPSDSQEMDDLNPSTEKHYLHHYNFPPYSTGETKPMRSPGRREIGHGALAERAIVPVLPNKESFPYVLRVVSECLSSNGSTSMGSVCGSTLALMDAGVPLKAPVSGAAMGLIKEGEEVRILTDIQGIEDFLGDMDFKVAGTEKGITALQMDMKITGLNIKTVAEAVNQARPARLHILEKMLEAIDKPRDTMSPHAPRLLSFRIDPELIGTVIGPGGRTIKGITERTNTKIDIEDGGIVTIASHDGAAAEEAQRIIEGLTRRISEGEVFSGAVTRVIPIGAFVEILPGKEGMIHISQLSESRVEKVEDVVNVGDPVTVRVREIDNRGRINLTLRGVPQSEAPAPE, from the coding sequence GTGCAAGGACAAACTCAGTCGATCTCCTTCGATGGTCGGGAGATCCGGCTGACCACCGGTCGGTTCGCCCCCCAGGCTGGGGGCTCGGTGATGGTTGAGTGTGGTGATACCTCGGTTTTGGTCACCGCCACCCGCTCCGGCGGTCGCCCAGGCATCGATTTTCTGCCCCTAACCTGCGATTACGAAGAGCGTCTCTACGCCGCCGGACGCATTCCTGGCAGCTTTTTCCGCCGCGAAGGCCGTCCCTCTGAGCGGGCGATCCTCACCTGCCGCCTGATCGATCGGCCGATCCGGCCCCTATTCCCCAGCTGGATGCGCGACGACATCCAGATCGTGGCCACCTGCCTCTCGCTCGATGAGCGCGTGCCACCCGATGTGCTCGCCGTCACCGGCGCCTCGATGGCAACCCTGCTGGCCGGCATCCCCTTCTATGGCCCCATGGCCACCGTGCGGGTGGGTCTGCTCGGCGACGACTTCGTGCTCAACCCCAGCTTCCGCGAAATCGAGCGCAGCGAGCTTGATCTGGTGGTAGCTGGCACGCCCCAGGGCGTGGTGATGGTGGAAGCCGGTGCCAACCAGCTGCCCGAGCAGGACGTGATCGAAGCGATCGACTTCGGCTACGAAGCGGTGTGCGAACTGATCAAGGCGCAGCAAAACCTGCTCAAGGAGCTCGGCATCGAGCAGGTGATCCCCGAACCCCAGGTCATCGACCCCACCCTGCCCAACTTCCTTGAACAGGAATGTGCCGGTGGCATCGGTGAGGTGCTCAAGCAGTTCTCCCAAACCAAAACCGAACGCGACGAGAAGCTCGACGCCATCAAGGCCGAGGTAAGCGAGAAGATCGCCGCTCTAGCCGAAGACGACCCGATCCGCTCCGCCTCCAGCGGCAAGGCCCTGGGCAACAGCTACAAGGACCTGACCAAAAAGCTGATGCGCGCCCAAATCCTCCAGGAGGGCAAGCGTGTCGATGGCCGCAACCTTGATGAAGTGCGGCCGATCAGCGCCGCCGCCGGCGTACTGCCCAAGCGGGTGCACGGCTCAGCGTTGTTCCAGCGCGGCCTCACCCAGGTGCTCTCCTGCGCCACCCTCGGCACCCCGAGCGACTCCCAGGAAATGGACGACCTCAACCCGTCCACCGAGAAGCACTACCTCCACCACTACAACTTCCCCCCCTACTCCACCGGCGAAACCAAGCCGATGCGCTCCCCCGGCCGCCGCGAAATTGGTCACGGCGCCCTGGCTGAGCGGGCGATTGTGCCCGTGCTGCCCAACAAGGAGTCCTTCCCCTACGTGCTGCGCGTGGTGTCGGAGTGCCTCAGCTCCAACGGCTCCACCTCGATGGGTTCGGTGTGCGGCAGCACCCTCGCTCTGATGGATGCGGGCGTGCCCCTCAAGGCACCAGTGAGCGGCGCCGCCATGGGCCTGATCAAGGAGGGCGAGGAGGTGCGCATCCTCACCGACATCCAAGGCATCGAAGATTTCCTTGGCGACATGGACTTCAAGGTGGCCGGCACCGAAAAGGGCATCACCGCCCTGCAGATGGACATGAAGATCACGGGTTTGAATATCAAAACCGTGGCTGAAGCCGTTAACCAGGCCCGTCCCGCCCGGCTACACATCCTCGAGAAAATGCTCGAGGCGATCGACAAGCCCCGCGACACCATGTCGCCCCACGCCCCGCGCCTGCTCAGCTTCCGGATTGATCCGGAGCTGATCGGCACCGTGATCGGCCCCGGCGGCCGCACGATCAAGGGCATCACCGAGCGCACCAACACCAAGATCGACATCGAAGATGGCGGCATCGTCACGATTGCCAGCCACGATGGCGCTGCAGCCGAGGAGGCCCAGCGCATCATTGAAGGCCTCACCCGCCGCATCAGCGAGGGAGAGGTGTTCAGCGGTGCCGTCACCCGCGTCATCCCGATCGGTGCCTTCGTTGAGATCCTGCCGGGCAAGGAGGGCATGATCCACATCTCCCAGCTCTCGGAATCCCGGGTGGAAAAGGTGGAAGATGTAGTGAACGTTGGCGATCCGGTCACCGTGCGGGTGCGCGAAATCGACAACCGCGGACGTATCAACCTCACCCTGCGCGGCGTGCCCCAAAGCGAAGCCCCTGCACCGGAGTGA
- a CDS encoding FitA-like ribbon-helix-helix domain-containing protein yields the protein MAKTLTLKNLPAALHARLEAAAKQHRRSLNNEAIVCLEAGLGVAVPSAEEELAQIRLLRGSLGPHVFDPDAIDAFKREGRP from the coding sequence ATGGCTAAGACGCTGACTTTGAAAAACCTGCCCGCCGCCCTTCACGCGCGGCTTGAGGCTGCCGCCAAGCAGCACCGGCGCAGCCTCAACAATGAGGCGATCGTTTGCCTCGAGGCAGGTCTTGGCGTTGCTGTTCCCTCTGCGGAGGAGGAGCTTGCGCAAATCCGGCTCTTGCGCGGCAGTCTCGGGCCCCACGTCTTTGATCCCGATGCGATTGATGCGTTCAAACGGGAAGGCCGCCCGTGA
- a CDS encoding type II toxin-antitoxin system PemK/MazF family toxin yields MDLVSQEPVHRGEVYLVALNPTRGQEIRKTRPCVVVSPDELNGHLGTFIVAPLTSGSFDYVFRVPCRFEGRSGHVVPDQLRTVDRERLLKRLGSLEAETLARVLDVLQQMFAA; encoded by the coding sequence GTGGACTTGGTGAGCCAGGAGCCCGTGCACCGTGGGGAGGTGTACTTGGTGGCGCTGAATCCCACCCGCGGCCAGGAGATCCGCAAGACTCGGCCGTGTGTGGTGGTGTCGCCCGATGAACTCAATGGCCACCTGGGCACCTTCATCGTGGCGCCACTCACCTCTGGCAGCTTTGACTACGTGTTTCGGGTGCCCTGCCGCTTTGAGGGCCGATCGGGCCACGTGGTGCCCGATCAGTTGCGAACCGTGGATCGCGAGCGGTTGCTCAAACGGCTGGGGAGTTTGGAGGCGGAGACCCTGGCCCGAGTGCTGGATGTGCTTCAGCAGATGTTTGCCGCTTAA
- a CDS encoding nucleotidyltransferase family protein, with product MQLAELKALTPQLEALLAQYGASNLAVFGSVARDQARAGSDVDLLVDLPQGTSLLDHSALKLELEDLLQQKVDLIRRRNLKPSLRQRVEAEAVALG from the coding sequence ATGCAACTCGCTGAGCTCAAGGCGCTTACTCCCCAGCTAGAGGCCCTGCTCGCCCAGTACGGAGCCAGCAACCTGGCGGTATTTGGCTCGGTAGCGCGTGACCAGGCGCGCGCCGGCAGCGATGTCGATCTGCTGGTTGATCTCCCGCAGGGCACCAGTCTGTTGGACCACTCCGCTCTGAAGCTGGAGCTGGAGGATCTGCTGCAACAGAAGGTGGATCTGATTCGCCGCCGCAACCTCAAACCATCTCTGCGCCAGCGGGTGGAAGCGGAAGCCGTCGCCCTGGGATGA
- a CDS encoding 3'(2'),5'-bisphosphate nucleotidase CysQ family protein, whose protein sequence is MMPAALPLPSGIALEALLVELRRLSWGAADILLAYGRGEQPPYGFPPALSVDEGGEGPVSAADLAVNQWLLEGLAATFPAAEWTVLSEETAKEQLTEGEPLAAEWLWILDPLDGTKDFLQGTGEYAVHLALVHGGEPVLGVVLLPELEELWLGVMPGLAGSAGEAWCESRAGERSPVRLSGRRALGELVLVASRNHRDQRLEQLLAALALGDTKAIGSVGGKVATILRGETDLYISLSGKSAPKDWDMAAPEAVLRAAGGAFSHADGRALAYNSGDVRQAGCLIASHGPAHAELCARAAAALAVIDPGFVV, encoded by the coding sequence ATGATGCCGGCTGCCCTCCCCCTGCCCTCAGGCATTGCGCTCGAAGCCTTGCTGGTGGAGCTGCGGCGGCTGAGCTGGGGCGCGGCCGACATCTTGCTGGCCTATGGCCGCGGCGAGCAGCCCCCCTATGGCTTCCCGCCGGCGTTGAGCGTGGATGAGGGCGGCGAGGGCCCGGTGAGTGCGGCGGATCTGGCCGTGAACCAGTGGTTGCTGGAGGGCCTGGCCGCAACCTTCCCCGCGGCGGAGTGGACCGTGCTGAGCGAGGAAACCGCCAAGGAGCAGCTCACTGAAGGCGAGCCCCTGGCGGCGGAGTGGCTGTGGATCCTCGACCCCCTCGATGGCACCAAGGACTTCCTGCAGGGCACGGGCGAATATGCGGTGCATCTGGCCCTGGTGCACGGCGGCGAACCGGTGCTGGGGGTGGTGCTGCTGCCGGAGCTGGAGGAGCTGTGGCTGGGCGTGATGCCAGGGTTGGCGGGCTCGGCCGGAGAGGCCTGGTGTGAAAGCCGAGCGGGCGAGCGCAGCCCGGTGCGGCTTAGTGGCCGGCGAGCTCTCGGCGAGCTGGTGCTGGTGGCCAGCCGCAACCACCGCGACCAGCGACTCGAGCAGCTGCTGGCGGCCCTGGCCCTGGGCGACACCAAGGCGATCGGCAGCGTCGGCGGCAAGGTGGCCACGATCCTGCGCGGTGAGACGGATCTCTATATCTCCCTTTCGGGCAAGAGCGCCCCGAAGGATTGGGATATGGCCGCTCCTGAGGCGGTGTTGCGCGCCGCTGGTGGCGCCTTCAGCCATGCCGATGGCCGCGCTCTGGCCTACAACAGCGGTGACGTACGCCAGGCCGGCTGTTTAATCGCCAGCCACGGCCCAGCCCATGCCGAGCTGTGCGCGCGGGCGGCGGCGGCGCTGGCTGTGATTGATCCCGGTTTTGTTGTTTGA
- a CDS encoding AbrB/MazE/SpoVT family DNA-binding domain-containing protein: protein MSQSKSESQPADTGRHFQQAIRRWGNSLAVRLPADCLRQAGLREGDQIEIVVGSDGRLSLEPLHKLDRSALVADLRQLQATLPLTPSVMEECRAGERW from the coding sequence GTGTCGCAATCCAAATCCGAGAGTCAGCCCGCTGATACGGGCAGGCACTTTCAGCAAGCGATCCGGCGCTGGGGCAACAGCCTGGCCGTTCGGCTGCCTGCTGATTGCCTGCGTCAGGCAGGACTACGGGAAGGTGATCAGATCGAGATTGTTGTTGGCTCTGACGGCCGACTTAGCCTCGAACCCCTGCACAAGCTTGATCGCTCGGCTCTTGTCGCTGATCTGCGCCAGCTTCAGGCCACCCTGCCTCTAACCCCTTCGGTGATGGAGGAATGCCGCGCCGGGGAACGCTGGTAA
- the rpsN gene encoding 30S ribosomal protein S14 gives MAKKSMIARDVKRKKMVERFAAKRSALKAAFDAAADPMERLEIHRKIQLLPRNSAPNRVRNRCWATGKPRGYYRDFGLCRNQLRERAHKGELPGVVKSSW, from the coding sequence ATGGCGAAGAAGTCGATGATTGCGCGCGATGTCAAGCGCAAGAAGATGGTTGAGCGTTTTGCCGCCAAGCGCTCTGCCCTCAAGGCAGCCTTCGACGCCGCTGCAGATCCAATGGAGCGTCTGGAAATCCACCGCAAAATCCAGCTGCTGCCCCGCAACAGCGCCCCCAACCGCGTGCGCAACCGCTGCTGGGCCACCGGCAAGCCCCGCGGCTACTACCGCGATTTCGGCCTGTGCCGCAACCAGCTCCGCGAGCGCGCCCACAAGGGTGAGCTGCCTGGAGTGGTCAAGTCTTCCTGGTAA
- the rsmI gene encoding 16S rRNA (cytidine(1402)-2'-O)-methyltransferase, with product MGWQGSAFCRSPPQAVQAPEPAPGVLYLVGTPIGNLADLSPRARQVLAGVQRIACEDTRRSGLLLHQLGLRQKEQGPRLVSFHAHNQTARIPELLAALAAGEALAVISDAGLPGISDPGEVLVAAARTAGHNVICIPGPSAVTTALVSSGLPCGRFCFEGFLPPKTNQRRQRLQELQTEQRTMVLFEAPHRLLDLLDDLLAVLGDRPLRVARELTKKHEEQVGPSVSAAIEHFRRTPPQGECTLVLAGALPPEPLAWDSAALSAELQELQRAGHSSNAAAKLLAERTGHSKRELYALLHQEP from the coding sequence ATGGGTTGGCAGGGTTCAGCATTTTGCAGGAGCCCACCCCAAGCCGTGCAAGCCCCCGAACCCGCCCCCGGCGTGCTCTACCTAGTGGGCACCCCCATCGGCAACCTGGCCGACCTCTCGCCCCGCGCCCGCCAGGTGCTCGCCGGCGTGCAACGCATCGCCTGCGAAGACACTCGCCGCAGCGGCCTGCTGCTGCATCAGCTCGGCCTGCGCCAAAAAGAGCAGGGGCCGCGGCTGGTGAGCTTCCACGCCCACAACCAAACCGCCCGCATCCCCGAACTGCTCGCGGCCCTCGCCGCCGGCGAAGCCCTGGCCGTGATCAGTGACGCCGGGCTGCCGGGCATCTCCGATCCCGGCGAGGTGCTGGTGGCGGCCGCCCGCACAGCTGGGCACAACGTGATCTGCATTCCCGGCCCCAGCGCCGTCACCACAGCCCTAGTGAGCAGTGGCCTGCCGTGCGGTCGCTTCTGCTTTGAGGGCTTCCTGCCGCCCAAGACCAACCAACGCCGTCAGCGACTGCAGGAATTGCAAACTGAGCAGCGCACCATGGTGCTGTTTGAAGCCCCGCACCGCCTGCTAGATCTGCTCGACGATCTACTGGCGGTGCTGGGTGATCGGCCCCTGCGCGTCGCCCGCGAACTCACCAAAAAGCACGAAGAGCAGGTGGGTCCCAGCGTGAGCGCAGCCATCGAGCACTTCCGCCGCACGCCACCCCAGGGGGAATGCACCCTGGTGTTGGCAGGCGCCCTGCCGCCAGAGCCCCTGGCCTGGGATAGCGCTGCCCTCAGCGCCGAGCTGCAGGAGCTGCAGCGGGCCGGCCACAGCAGCAACGCCGCCGCCAAGCTGCTGGCCGAGCGCACCGGCCACAGCAAGCGGGAGCTCTACGCCCTGCTGCACCAGGAGCCCTGA
- a CDS encoding type II toxin-antitoxin system VapC family toxin encodes MIYLDTSVVVALLTPEERSPQALNWFEQCSEPLFSSDWLITETHSALSLKQRHHGLSHADRQAAGQQFERLLQGGVELRPVDRDRFRQAADLLQDSALGLRAGDALHLAVALHSRCTQLASFDIRMQQASRALGLLPALN; translated from the coding sequence ATGATCTACCTCGACACCAGCGTTGTGGTGGCGCTGCTGACCCCGGAAGAACGCAGTCCGCAAGCGCTCAACTGGTTTGAACAGTGCTCCGAACCCCTGTTCAGCAGCGACTGGCTAATTACGGAGACCCACAGCGCCCTAAGCCTCAAGCAGCGCCACCACGGCCTCAGTCATGCGGACCGGCAGGCCGCTGGTCAGCAGTTCGAGCGCCTGCTCCAGGGCGGTGTTGAACTACGCCCTGTGGATCGTGACCGCTTTCGCCAGGCAGCCGATCTGCTGCAGGATTCTGCACTGGGTCTGCGGGCCGGTGATGCCTTGCATCTGGCGGTGGCGCTGCACAGCCGTTGCACCCAGCTGGCCAGCTTCGATATTCGGATGCAACAAGCATCAAGAGCCCTCGGCCTGCTTCCTGCACTGAATTGA
- a CDS encoding DUF6880 family protein, giving the protein MAAKRTLNAKNLEGLGAAVLAELLIEVSAGSAVMQRRLRLALAAAEGAAGAAQEVRKRLAALARATTFVDSRKRKALVLELEAQHQAIAGAVAAVDPPLALELLLRFLELADGVLDRCSDSTGTVIGLFQRAVVDLGPLASAAAVPAEALAEQLLELVFENGYGQFDDLVPAVADALGDSGLRFLEQGCRERGACDGHPALLQIAACLGDVDGYVAQFDAKQLAWPPTAADVAAHLLQAGRSQQALAVLDGAARAAAAWHSPEWDDTRIAVLEALGRNDEAQQLRWACFAKTLSASHLRQHLKRLAAFEDVEAEERAFAVAEDHPMRLLALDFFVRWPAVARAGRLVLAHGPDWDGEAYEILAPAAERLSAEQPLAATLLLRSMLVFALSTGRTKRYRHAAEHLGSCELLAARIDDWQGVERHESFVGRVREVFGGRWSFWSLVER; this is encoded by the coding sequence ATGGCTGCCAAGCGCACCCTTAATGCCAAAAACCTCGAAGGCCTAGGCGCGGCCGTCCTCGCCGAATTGCTGATTGAGGTGAGTGCTGGCAGTGCGGTGATGCAGCGCCGCTTGCGGCTGGCGCTAGCTGCGGCTGAGGGTGCCGCCGGAGCGGCCCAGGAGGTGCGCAAGCGCTTGGCAGCCTTGGCCCGTGCCACCACCTTTGTTGATTCGCGCAAGCGCAAAGCCTTGGTGCTCGAGCTGGAGGCCCAGCACCAGGCGATTGCTGGAGCGGTGGCGGCAGTGGATCCGCCGCTGGCTCTGGAGTTGCTGCTGCGTTTTCTCGAGCTGGCAGATGGTGTGCTCGATCGCTGCTCCGACAGCACGGGCACCGTGATTGGCCTGTTCCAGAGGGCCGTGGTTGACCTCGGGCCGCTGGCCAGCGCGGCCGCCGTGCCCGCCGAAGCGCTGGCTGAGCAGCTGCTGGAGCTGGTGTTTGAAAACGGCTACGGCCAATTTGACGACTTGGTCCCGGCGGTGGCCGATGCCCTTGGCGATTCGGGCCTGCGATTTCTCGAGCAAGGCTGCCGCGAGCGGGGTGCCTGCGATGGTCACCCTGCCCTGCTGCAGATCGCTGCATGCCTGGGTGATGTGGATGGCTATGTGGCCCAGTTTGATGCCAAGCAATTGGCCTGGCCCCCCACCGCTGCCGATGTGGCAGCCCATTTGCTGCAGGCGGGCCGCAGCCAGCAAGCCCTGGCTGTGCTGGATGGCGCGGCCAGGGCTGCGGCTGCCTGGCATTCCCCCGAGTGGGACGACACCCGCATCGCCGTGCTCGAGGCCCTGGGCCGCAACGACGAGGCCCAGCAGTTGCGCTGGGCTTGTTTTGCCAAAACCCTCTCGGCTAGCCATTTGCGCCAACACCTCAAACGGCTTGCTGCCTTCGAGGACGTAGAGGCGGAGGAGCGGGCTTTTGCGGTGGCAGAGGACCATCCCATGCGTCTGCTGGCCCTCGATTTCTTCGTGCGCTGGCCCGCAGTGGCGCGGGCTGGGCGCCTAGTGCTCGCCCATGGGCCCGACTGGGATGGTGAGGCCTACGAAATCCTTGCCCCAGCGGCTGAGCGGCTCAGCGCTGAGCAGCCGCTCGCCGCCACGCTGCTGCTGCGGTCGATGTTGGTTTTTGCCCTGTCGACGGGCCGCACCAAGCGCTACCGGCACGCCGCCGAGCACCTGGGCAGCTGTGAGCTGCTGGCCGCGCGCATCGACGACTGGCAGGGCGTGGAGCGCCACGAGAGCTTCGTGGGTCGCGTTCGGGAAGTCTTTGGCGGCCGCTGGAGCTTCTGGTCTCTGGTGGAGCGCTGA
- the rseP gene encoding RIP metalloprotease RseP: MGVLTALAILAGLIVVHEAGHFFAATWQGIRVSSFSIGFGPVLFERQRRGVQFALRAIPLGGFVAFPDDDEDSPIPKNDPDLLSNRPLPQRALVIAAGVLANMLLAYAVLLGQGLVLGIPAGFSASPGVLVSGVQPGLAAAAAGLQPGDRILSLNGSDLGGGQSAVAALVERIKAAPDQTLRLEAERNGQTLPLQLTPADLGGVGRIGAQLQPNGTEAFRPARTPLEPFRQANHDFAALTTRTVEGFVTLATHFGETAGQVSGPVKIVEMGASLAKQGGSSLFIFTALISINLAVLNALPLPLLDGGQFVFLLLEGLRGKPLPERFQMAFMQSGFVFLVGLSVVLIVKDTSQLPVVQQLLGR; encoded by the coding sequence ATGGGCGTTCTCACAGCACTGGCGATCCTGGCGGGGCTGATCGTGGTGCATGAGGCGGGGCACTTCTTTGCCGCCACCTGGCAGGGGATTCGCGTCAGCAGCTTTTCGATCGGCTTTGGGCCAGTGCTGTTCGAGCGCCAGCGCCGCGGTGTGCAATTCGCCCTGCGGGCCATTCCCCTGGGCGGCTTCGTGGCCTTTCCCGATGACGATGAAGACAGCCCCATCCCCAAAAACGACCCGGACCTGCTCAGCAACCGGCCCCTTCCCCAGCGGGCCCTGGTGATCGCCGCCGGGGTGCTGGCCAACATGCTGCTCGCCTATGCGGTGCTGCTCGGCCAGGGCCTGGTGCTTGGCATCCCAGCTGGTTTCAGCGCCAGCCCCGGCGTGCTGGTGAGTGGCGTCCAACCTGGCCTAGCCGCCGCAGCTGCCGGCCTGCAGCCGGGCGATCGCATCTTGAGCCTCAATGGCAGCGATCTTGGCGGCGGCCAAAGCGCCGTTGCCGCCTTGGTGGAGCGCATCAAGGCCGCCCCCGATCAAACCCTGCGCCTGGAAGCCGAGCGCAACGGCCAAACCCTGCCCCTCCAGCTCACCCCCGCCGACCTCGGCGGCGTTGGCCGCATCGGCGCCCAGCTGCAACCCAATGGCACCGAGGCCTTCCGCCCCGCCCGCACGCCCCTGGAGCCCTTCCGCCAGGCCAACCACGACTTCGCCGCCCTCACCACTCGCACCGTGGAAGGGTTCGTGACCCTCGCCACCCACTTCGGCGAGACCGCCGGCCAGGTGTCTGGCCCCGTAAAAATTGTGGAGATGGGGGCGTCGCTGGCCAAGCAGGGCGGCAGCAGCCTGTTCATCTTCACCGCCTTGATCTCGATCAACCTGGCGGTGCTCAATGCCCTGCCGCTGCCCCTGCTCGATGGCGGTCAGTTTGTGTTTCTGCTGCTCGAGGGCCTGCGGGGTAAGCCCCTGCCCGAGCGCTTTCAGATGGCCTTCATGCAGTCGGGCTTTGTCTTCCTGGTGGGCTTAAGCGTGGTGCTGATCGTCAAGGACACCTCCCAGCTGCCGGTCGTGCAGCAGCTGCTTGGGCGCTGA
- a CDS encoding type 2 periplasmic-binding domain-containing protein, with amino-acid sequence MSRRCAEVFGLSLARGGSEWNFKGDTTLLNLERRVHQAVRWSHGRPLRLEAQHWSGPLLCEPAPAGWIAGCFHFHEYERPLQLLREGVIDAWVASYPDVPAATDPTIACIGLSRMPIWLVVDQAHPLLELGEQVTFADVAAYPCMPLPNGAFPKFQAVLEACGLWDAGTPKRIRDPSWLGQINREDLLVGFATPLSLLLSGDCCRVLPLKLPVEVGDALLVPRQYERAPQTLQLLAELRSRLQSLAGAAPELVVLDGVEHPSAAPSDQPFKEQWLPSAPLMPKTSKA; translated from the coding sequence TTGAGTCGCAGGTGCGCTGAGGTGTTTGGACTCTCCCTGGCTAGGGGCGGTTCCGAGTGGAACTTCAAGGGTGATACGACCCTGCTAAATCTTGAGCGCCGCGTTCACCAAGCGGTGCGGTGGAGCCATGGCAGGCCTTTGCGTCTGGAGGCGCAGCACTGGTCTGGCCCGTTGCTCTGTGAGCCGGCTCCAGCAGGTTGGATTGCTGGATGTTTTCACTTTCATGAATACGAAAGGCCGCTGCAGCTGCTGAGAGAAGGGGTGATCGACGCCTGGGTCGCTTCCTATCCCGATGTGCCGGCTGCCACTGACCCCACCATTGCCTGCATTGGCTTGAGCCGAATGCCGATTTGGCTGGTGGTCGATCAAGCTCACCCGTTGCTGGAGCTTGGTGAGCAGGTGACATTTGCTGATGTGGCTGCCTATCCCTGTATGCCGCTGCCTAATGGCGCCTTTCCTAAATTTCAGGCTGTTCTGGAAGCCTGTGGTTTGTGGGACGCCGGCACCCCCAAACGGATTCGGGATCCTTCCTGGCTTGGGCAGATAAATAGGGAAGATCTCCTTGTTGGTTTCGCAACTCCCCTCTCCCTACTTCTTAGTGGCGATTGCTGCAGGGTGCTGCCCCTAAAGCTGCCTGTTGAGGTTGGCGATGCCCTCCTCGTGCCACGGCAATACGAGCGTGCGCCCCAAACGCTGCAGTTGCTGGCGGAACTGCGTTCGCGTTTGCAGAGCCTTGCCGGCGCCGCTCCAGAGCTGGTGGTGTTAGACGGGGTCGAGCACCCAAGTGCTGCCCCAAGCGACCAGCCCTTTAAAGAGCAATGGCTGCCAAGCGCACCCTTAATGCCAAAAACCTCGAAGGCCTAG
- a CDS encoding type II toxin-antitoxin system VapC family toxin: protein MIVVDTNVLAYLLLPGPKTELAEALLLKDREWAAPPLWRSEFRNVLTGYLRRDLLQRSDAVALMQAAEAILSAHDESVSSEHVLELVSISRCSSYDCEFVAAARQLDVPLVTEDQALLKAFPDLAASLPASVS from the coding sequence GTGATTGTTGTCGACACCAATGTGTTGGCCTATCTGTTGCTTCCTGGTCCCAAGACGGAACTGGCAGAGGCCCTGTTGTTGAAGGATCGCGAATGGGCAGCCCCGCCGCTGTGGCGCAGCGAGTTTCGCAACGTGCTCACCGGCTATCTCCGACGTGATCTCTTGCAACGGTCTGATGCTGTTGCGTTAATGCAGGCGGCAGAAGCGATTCTGTCGGCTCACGACGAATCCGTCAGTTCTGAGCATGTTCTGGAGTTGGTGAGCATCAGCCGCTGCAGTTCCTACGACTGTGAGTTCGTCGCCGCAGCCCGGCAATTGGATGTGCCTCTGGTCACGGAGGATCAGGCCCTTTTGAAGGCCTTCCCAGACTTGGCTGCTTCGTTGCCTGCGTCTGTCTCCTGA
- a CDS encoding AbrB/MazE/SpoVT family DNA-binding domain-containing protein, producing MRAKLVRIGNSRGLRLSKPVLQQAGLEEEVELTVEPGLLSIRPIVLPRLGWEDSAASRSPEGLLDEPTSTSFDDREWTW from the coding sequence GTGAGGGCCAAGTTGGTGCGGATTGGCAATTCCCGCGGGCTGCGCTTGAGCAAGCCGGTGCTGCAGCAGGCGGGCCTGGAAGAGGAGGTGGAACTCACGGTTGAGCCTGGCCTTCTCTCGATCAGGCCGATTGTCTTGCCGCGGCTTGGTTGGGAGGACTCGGCCGCATCCAGGTCCCCTGAAGGGTTGCTGGATGAGCCCACCTCCACCAGCTTTGATGATAGGGAGTGGACTTGGTGA